The following are encoded in a window of Prochlorococcus marinus str. MIT 1013 genomic DNA:
- a CDS encoding aldehyde dehydrogenase family protein: MSLQDFVLNQLQDLVLSGKTRNEKWRRKQLQALSNLLDNHQNEILNALNLDLGKPSTEAFFEIIAVKQEIKLAQKNLSNWMKAKQITVPVSLRPAKALIQPDPLGCILIIGPWNYPFSLTLQPLVGALAAGNTAVLKPSEHAPNVSTLIKNLIEKYFPPEIVQVFEGDGNIAADLMTQPFDHVFFTGGENIGKKVMEAASKNLTPVTLELGGKSPAIVINGANLEVTAKRIIWGKSLNAGQTCIAPDHLLVEHKLFDSLITNLKSSINNFYGNTPLDSKHLGSIINQNQFNRLNNLLKQAKKNNQIIYGGDSNEKEKRISPTLIKIDNRNDPLMKEELFGPLLPILCIKDLDETIADFKLLPKPLALYLFGGGEKEQVKVLSMTSSGGVCFNDVVLQAGIPELPFGGVGTSGMGKYHGKAGFDNFTHYKSVLKRPFWLDLNFRYPPYKLDLSLLNKLIG; this comes from the coding sequence ATGTCATTACAAGATTTCGTGCTTAATCAATTACAAGATCTAGTTTTATCTGGTAAAACAAGAAATGAAAAATGGAGAAGAAAACAACTTCAAGCTTTATCAAATTTATTAGATAATCATCAGAATGAAATTTTAAACGCTTTAAATTTGGATTTAGGAAAGCCTTCAACAGAAGCGTTCTTTGAGATTATTGCTGTCAAACAAGAAATAAAACTTGCTCAGAAAAATTTATCTAATTGGATGAAGGCGAAGCAAATCACAGTTCCTGTTTCTCTTAGACCTGCGAAAGCATTGATCCAGCCAGACCCTTTGGGCTGCATTTTGATAATTGGTCCATGGAATTATCCTTTTTCGCTTACTTTGCAACCATTAGTAGGAGCATTAGCTGCTGGGAATACTGCTGTTTTAAAACCATCAGAGCATGCACCTAATGTGTCAACTCTAATAAAAAACCTTATAGAAAAATACTTTCCACCAGAGATCGTCCAAGTTTTCGAAGGAGATGGAAATATTGCTGCTGATTTAATGACTCAACCATTTGATCACGTCTTTTTTACAGGTGGAGAAAATATAGGAAAAAAAGTAATGGAAGCTGCCTCAAAAAACCTTACTCCAGTAACTTTAGAACTTGGAGGCAAAAGCCCAGCAATCGTAATCAATGGTGCAAATCTCGAAGTAACTGCAAAGAGAATTATATGGGGGAAAAGTTTAAACGCTGGTCAAACATGTATTGCTCCGGATCATTTATTGGTTGAGCATAAACTTTTTGATTCTTTAATTACAAATTTAAAAAGTTCGATTAATAATTTTTACGGAAATACACCTTTAGATTCAAAACATCTGGGGAGCATTATCAATCAAAACCAATTTAATAGACTTAATAATTTACTAAAACAAGCTAAAAAGAATAACCAGATTATCTATGGAGGAGATAGCAATGAAAAGGAGAAAAGAATTAGCCCTACTCTGATCAAAATCGATAATCGAAATGATCCACTAATGAAGGAAGAACTTTTCGGTCCATTGCTCCCTATTTTATGTATTAAAGATCTCGACGAGACCATTGCAGACTTTAAGTTATTGCCTAAACCGCTTGCTCTGTATCTTTTTGGAGGGGGTGAGAAAGAGCAAGTGAAAGTACTTTCAATGACCTCATCTGGGGGGGTTTGCTTTAATGATGTCGTTTTACAGGCTGGGATTCCAGAACTTCCATTTGGAGGAGTTGGAACAAGTGGTATGGGGAAATACCACGGCAAAGCAGGTTTTGATAACTTTACTCATTATAAATCAGTCCTAAAAAGACCTTTTTGGCTAGATCTAAACTTCAGGTACCCTCCTTACAAGTTGGACTTATCTTTACTTAACAAATTAATAGGTTAA
- a CDS encoding TVP38/TMEM64 family protein, with the protein MSNKLISSKYFKYAIITFFVVILSISLILLDVNIISDFFYDVVSSLNSNNSFSLILIFLLFILRSISIIIPILPGTIFSAAAGFQFGFTQGLFIIFFADFASCSISFLLARKLGRNYIARLLGSRQMRRVESISQYYLENNYFLMTALLMSGFFDFVCYAIGLTKITWKRFMPALIFSIIISDSPFIASGFAARKIKDMGLKNFLQKILNGELDMITGNYFFLFIASFLIIFTLAMINIYLNKRSNIIK; encoded by the coding sequence ATGTCCAACAAGTTGATCAGTAGTAAATATTTTAAGTATGCAATAATAACTTTCTTCGTTGTTATTTTAAGCATTTCTCTTATTCTCTTGGATGTTAATATTATTAGTGATTTCTTTTATGACGTTGTTAGTAGTTTAAATTCGAATAATTCTTTTAGCCTAATATTAATATTCTTATTATTTATTTTAAGATCCATTAGTATAATCATACCGATTCTACCTGGAACAATATTTTCTGCAGCTGCTGGCTTTCAGTTTGGCTTTACGCAGGGATTATTTATTATATTTTTTGCTGATTTTGCCTCTTGTTCAATATCATTTCTACTGGCTAGAAAATTAGGAAGAAATTATATTGCTAGATTACTTGGTTCAAGACAAATGCGAAGAGTTGAAAGCATTAGTCAATATTATCTAGAAAATAATTATTTCCTGATGACAGCTTTGTTAATGTCAGGTTTTTTTGATTTTGTTTGCTATGCCATAGGGCTAACAAAAATAACCTGGAAAAGGTTTATGCCTGCTTTGATTTTTAGCATAATAATCTCAGATTCACCTTTTATAGCTAGTGGTTTTGCTGCAAGAAAAATCAAGGATATGGGATTAAAGAATTTCTTACAAAAAATATTAAACGGAGAATTAGATATGATTACTGGAAATTATTTTTTTCTATTCATAGCATCTTTTTTAATAATTTTTACCTTGGCAATGATAAATATTTATTTAAATAAAAGATCAAATATTATTAAGTAA
- a CDS encoding DUF4278 domain-containing protein, which yields MMSRSLTQAKERGLEHISEKKMSLTYRGLKYSQQKTVAEKQHVQLTYRGKSYQS from the coding sequence ATGATGAGCCGCAGTTTGACTCAAGCCAAGGAACGGGGACTTGAGCATATTTCGGAGAAAAAAATGTCTTTAACCTATAGAGGTCTGAAGTACAGCCAGCAAAAAACAGTTGCAGAAAAGCAGCATGTACAACTTACATATCGAGGGAAATCTTACCAAAGCTAG
- a CDS encoding DUF1651 domain-containing protein has translation MNRKGLPTKLKNTRRLDYESAHETRNELLSNDWELIEHQINDAFA, from the coding sequence TTGAACAGAAAAGGCCTTCCGACCAAGTTGAAAAACACAAGAAGACTGGATTATGAATCTGCACATGAAACGCGGAATGAATTGCTATCTAATGATTGGGAATTAATTGAACATCAGATTAATGACGCTTTTGCTTAA
- a CDS encoding high light inducible protein, with translation MTPEAEKFNGWAAMLGFVAAFGAYATTGQIIPGIF, from the coding sequence ATGACTCCTGAAGCAGAAAAGTTTAACGGTTGGGCAGCAATGCTTGGCTTCGTTGCAGCCTTTGGTGCATATGCAACAACAGGTCAAATCATTCCTGGAATTTTCTAA
- a CDS encoding tetratricopeptide repeat protein — MDRSSKEVEGKQKITEVKIFPVPFPLGEIKENITITTHTPSNPSKEQIINQAFKFHSQGNISEAAKYYQYFIDQGFKDHRVFSNFATILKGLGKLKEAEFLQRKAIKLNPNSAIAYYNLGNTLNLLGESQGAEISIRKAIEFNPDYKEAHYNLGNILKKLGKLKEAEISLRQAIKLKPEFVKAYCNLGLILKDLGNAKEAELFTRKAIELKPDLAEAHSNLGIILRDIGKFQEAELSTRKAIELKPGFAEAHSSLGNILNDLGKLKEAESSFLKAIELKPDFAEAYSNLGSILIDLGRFSDADKYLSSASSHAPDNVFHFINSNLRLSPIVENNSQIDNERSHYKKEINNLKNKDNMIYEYPKSFTSSIFYLAYQNRLDDRKILEDFSDAISKSKGMILNGFSHDKYLVASSKRKNLKIGVCSMFLRANHSVGKCFINVLKDLSETDIDMTIYIIPDEKNHSQIREINDSFKKVIDLPNCPQMAAKEILSHQLDVMFYPDIGMNSFSYILALSRLALVQINGLGHGSTSGIKNIDYYITHGIEPSKSDLNYTETLIRFRRLPFNFSAPKINESNITLKNIINSPSNFYIGLIQSLVKLHPSYDEILESILLNIKNSYLVLITDKSNYKFKLIQDRWRKKNNLLIERSIFLDRMGTDDFLHITRSCDIMLDPFYFGGGVTFYEAMAYGIPFITYPHNQKVRIVSAGYKQMKIQNPPIAASPQDYINWCKLYSKDKMLLDSTKKELKQQAEKYLFNDNEIYKEYYKFFKEAVKSSRKG, encoded by the coding sequence ATGGATAGATCTAGTAAAGAAGTAGAAGGAAAGCAGAAAATTACTGAGGTAAAAATATTTCCAGTTCCATTTCCTTTAGGAGAAATCAAAGAAAATATCACTATTACTACTCATACTCCTTCTAATCCTTCTAAAGAACAAATAATTAATCAAGCATTTAAGTTTCATTCCCAAGGAAACATTTCAGAAGCAGCAAAGTATTACCAATATTTTATTGATCAAGGATTCAAAGATCACAGGGTTTTTTCTAATTTTGCAACAATCTTAAAAGGTCTTGGTAAATTAAAAGAAGCAGAATTTTTGCAACGTAAAGCAATTAAACTTAATCCTAATTCTGCAATAGCATATTATAATTTAGGGAACACATTGAATCTTCTTGGTGAATCACAAGGAGCCGAAATATCAATACGTAAAGCAATTGAATTTAATCCTGATTATAAAGAAGCTCATTACAACTTGGGAAATATATTAAAGAAACTTGGTAAATTAAAAGAAGCAGAAATATCATTGCGTCAAGCAATTAAATTGAAACCTGAATTCGTAAAGGCTTATTGTAATCTTGGACTCATATTAAAAGATCTTGGGAACGCAAAAGAAGCGGAATTATTTACTCGTAAAGCAATTGAACTGAAACCTGATCTCGCAGAGGCGCATTCAAATCTGGGAATCATATTGAGAGATATTGGCAAATTTCAAGAAGCAGAATTATCTACTCGCAAAGCAATTGAACTTAAACCTGGTTTCGCAGAAGCTCATTCCAGTCTGGGAAACATATTGAATGATCTTGGCAAATTAAAAGAAGCAGAATCGTCTTTTCTTAAAGCAATTGAACTTAAACCTGATTTTGCTGAAGCATATTCTAATTTAGGAAGTATATTGATCGATCTTGGAAGATTTTCAGATGCAGATAAATATCTATCATCTGCATCAAGTCATGCTCCTGATAATGTTTTTCATTTTATAAACTCGAATTTAAGACTATCTCCGATTGTGGAGAATAATTCACAAATTGATAATGAAAGAAGTCACTATAAAAAAGAAATTAATAATTTAAAAAATAAGGACAATATGATTTATGAATATCCAAAGAGTTTTACTTCAAGTATTTTTTATCTAGCATACCAAAATAGGCTGGATGATAGAAAGATTCTAGAAGATTTTTCCGACGCAATCTCAAAATCAAAGGGGATGATATTGAATGGATTCTCTCATGATAAATATTTGGTTGCCTCAAGTAAAAGGAAAAATTTAAAAATAGGTGTTTGCTCAATGTTTCTTAGAGCAAATCATAGTGTGGGTAAGTGTTTCATTAATGTCTTGAAAGATTTATCAGAAACTGATATTGATATGACAATATATATCATTCCAGACGAAAAAAATCATTCACAAATAAGAGAAATAAATGACTCCTTTAAAAAAGTAATAGATTTACCCAATTGTCCACAAATGGCAGCAAAAGAAATACTTTCACACCAACTTGATGTGATGTTTTATCCAGATATTGGTATGAATAGCTTTTCATATATTCTGGCTTTATCAAGATTAGCATTAGTGCAAATTAATGGATTGGGACACGGATCTACATCGGGTATAAAAAATATTGATTATTATATTACTCATGGAATAGAACCTAGTAAGTCCGATTTAAACTACACAGAAACCTTGATAAGATTTAGAAGATTACCCTTCAATTTTTCTGCTCCTAAAATAAATGAAAGCAATATTACACTGAAAAATATTATAAATTCACCAAGTAATTTTTATATTGGTTTAATTCAGTCATTAGTCAAACTTCATCCAAGTTATGACGAGATACTTGAATCAATATTATTAAACATCAAGAATTCATATTTAGTTCTAATCACAGACAAAAGTAATTATAAATTCAAATTAATTCAAGATCGATGGAGAAAAAAGAATAATTTGTTGATAGAAAGATCAATTTTTCTTGATCGGATGGGAACAGATGATTTCCTCCACATAACAAGAAGCTGCGATATAATGTTGGATCCTTTTTACTTTGGTGGTGGCGTCACTTTTTATGAAGCGATGGCATATGGAATCCCATTTATTACATATCCCCACAATCAAAAAGTAAGAATTGTCTCTGCAGGCTATAAACAAATGAAGATACAGAATCCACCTATAGCTGCATCTCCGCAGGATTATATAAATTGGTGCAAATTATATTCTAAAGATAAAATGTTATTAGATTCAACAAAGAAAGAGTTAAAGCAACAAGCAGAAAAATATTTATTCAATGATAATGAAATATATAAAGAGTACTATAAATTCTTTAAAGAAGCTGTTAAAAGCTCAAGAAAAGGATAA
- a CDS encoding helix-turn-helix transcriptional regulator, with product MTLTNVGAVDLRNYFLFWKDVIALTGSSEMTIRRAIARGDFPPQVKLFGNRGRVGFRKADIHLWCEGGWSAEGNT from the coding sequence ATGACCTTAACTAACGTTGGTGCAGTTGATCTGCGAAATTATTTTTTGTTTTGGAAGGATGTAATTGCTTTGACTGGTTCATCGGAAATGACCATTCGTCGAGCAATTGCAAGAGGTGACTTCCCTCCTCAAGTGAAGTTGTTTGGGAATAGAGGAAGAGTTGGATTTCGCAAGGCAGACATTCACCTTTGGTGCGAAGGGGGTTGGAGTGCAGAAGGAAATACGTGA
- a CDS encoding tyrosine-type recombinase/integrase, with product MPISARQINKAISGTLSVEKGSSCYLLVKGKSKRFYGVTNIGSSGRRKYKVYLGYWQKDFNSSDKVLQQWNEMKTWGLENNCDLRRYGERFNVNKSEVTLKKVVDLFIQHKTHHQKSDSSKTFRNRFDRILRRLPDGILVDDLAGYEGTQFIKEKVLDPDVAQGKIPTAKRYRQMLNNLFNYAVADRLVHPEQIPYRLDMQFPFESEHKSRPHPHLSWNDFSGFLQVLNLNPCNADRLTDLSTKAVLLMLTRVSTVVSMQWDWFDADKDCWVIPSETTGLKRKKGDIKNHHYIPNTPQLSRLMDSLRQINRNEKYVFYSPYKGRYPYVSKQTPNDHLKNLGYQGRQDVHGFRHVATNALVDKCEMDERMVSRCLGHLHKDGSIGHYDFAERIKPRKVVHECWNQLLDDEGLSV from the coding sequence ATGCCTATTAGTGCAAGACAGATTAATAAAGCAATATCAGGAACGCTATCAGTTGAAAAGGGAAGTAGTTGCTATTTGCTTGTTAAGGGCAAGAGCAAAAGATTCTATGGGGTAACAAATATCGGATCGTCAGGTAGACGAAAGTACAAAGTTTATTTGGGTTATTGGCAGAAGGATTTCAACTCATCGGATAAAGTCCTTCAGCAATGGAATGAGATGAAAACTTGGGGTCTGGAAAATAATTGTGATCTCAGAAGATATGGGGAACGTTTTAATGTCAACAAATCAGAGGTGACATTGAAAAAAGTTGTTGATCTTTTTATTCAACATAAAACCCATCATCAAAAATCTGATTCCAGTAAAACTTTCAGAAATCGTTTTGATCGCATCCTTCGGCGATTGCCTGATGGGATATTGGTTGACGACCTCGCTGGTTATGAAGGAACTCAGTTCATAAAAGAAAAAGTTCTTGATCCTGATGTTGCTCAAGGAAAAATTCCAACTGCAAAAAGATACAGGCAAATGTTGAACAATCTTTTTAACTATGCGGTCGCTGATCGCTTGGTGCATCCAGAGCAAATTCCATACCGTTTAGATATGCAGTTCCCTTTTGAGAGTGAACATAAATCCAGACCACATCCACATCTTTCTTGGAACGATTTCAGCGGTTTCCTGCAAGTGCTTAATCTGAACCCATGCAATGCTGATCGTCTTACTGATCTATCAACAAAGGCAGTTCTGTTGATGCTTACAAGGGTCTCTACCGTGGTAAGTATGCAATGGGACTGGTTCGATGCAGATAAAGATTGCTGGGTTATACCTTCCGAAACAACAGGTCTAAAAAGAAAAAAAGGTGATATAAAAAATCACCATTACATTCCAAATACTCCTCAATTGAGCAGGTTGATGGACTCATTGCGTCAAATCAATAGGAATGAAAAATATGTTTTTTACAGTCCATACAAAGGTCGTTATCCTTATGTCTCAAAGCAGACGCCAAATGATCATTTGAAGAATCTTGGTTATCAAGGCAGGCAAGATGTTCACGGTTTCAGGCACGTTGCAACTAACGCATTGGTGGATAAGTGTGAAATGGATGAGCGTATGGTTTCTCGTTGTTTAGGGCATCTCCATAAAGATGGTTCTATTGGTCACTATGACTTTGCCGAAAGAATTAAACCAAGAAAAGTGGTTCACGAATGCTGGAACCAGTTGTTAGATGATGAAGGATTGAGCGTCTAG
- a CDS encoding DUF1651 domain-containing protein yields MNQPIREALPTPTGWLVAPTRDFCLFFIRDPKSVMVAPTVFTQLWYCTEEGIPTKLKNTRRLDYESAHETWNELLSNDWELIEHQINDAAA; encoded by the coding sequence ATGAATCAACCAATCAGAGAAGCATTGCCAACACCAACAGGATGGTTAGTTGCACCAACAAGAGATTTTTGTCTGTTCTTTATTCGTGATCCCAAATCGGTCATGGTTGCTCCGACTGTCTTCACTCAACTCTGGTATTGCACCGAAGAAGGCATACCAACCAAATTAAAGAACACAAGAAGATTGGATTATGAATCTGCTCATGAGACTTGGAATGAACTTCTCTCTAATGATTGGGAATTAATAGAGCATCAAATCAATGATGCTGCTGCCTAG
- a CDS encoding GIY-YIG nuclease family protein, producing MKRIERKSKPRKWTHEIIQKEALKYDRRSDFEKGTAGAYQAALKLGIIDQVCAHMPKGSTRKWDAKSIKEEALKYDSRGKFQSGCRSAYGAARKLGIIDDICEHMPKRESRKWDEKSIREEALKFDRRKDFAREFKGAVRAAYKLGIMDEICSHMKPKFSEKWDPESIKQEALKYNGRKKFQKGAYGAYKAAKRYGIVDEVCAHMKSIYWTKSMLMEVAKQYKSLKKFRTEKKGAYLYACKNGYLTEVVKKMDRLLVPHGYWTIEKCKEKASKYHYRNEFQKEFGSAYNAALKNGWLDEICSHMKSHADGYNHCIYVILNKRKNLAYVGITRQLFNARMEGHKSENNTASSKAITNLKDTEFIQLTDYLFDSSQVKEAEFKWFKKYQRKGFILLNDEKQLGRTGTDRRIHTDEIIFAEAKKYATRGEFKKKSPRIYDAACTQRLLDKACTHMRSIEKAHTWKKKKIVEFARSCTDRSEFVDANNGAYDAARRNGYLEEIYKFLRSKDDMSWSRPSTRKEIWCFADQYFDIWIENEQCGMWRMRTLTNLNLDKMIQKFRRGWIPAEDQEWKAWAEGIKSQL from the coding sequence ATGAAACGAATAGAACGAAAAAGCAAACCAAGAAAATGGACACATGAAATTATCCAGAAAGAGGCACTGAAATACGATCGACGATCTGACTTTGAAAAAGGCACCGCAGGTGCATATCAGGCAGCATTAAAACTTGGAATTATTGATCAAGTTTGCGCTCATATGCCAAAAGGTTCAACAAGAAAATGGGATGCAAAAAGTATTAAAGAAGAAGCATTAAAATACGACTCAAGAGGTAAATTTCAGTCAGGTTGTCGTAGTGCGTATGGAGCAGCAAGAAAATTAGGAATAATAGATGATATTTGCGAACATATGCCTAAAAGGGAATCAAGAAAATGGGACGAAAAAAGTATTAGAGAAGAAGCATTAAAATTTGATCGTAGAAAAGACTTTGCAAGAGAATTTAAAGGTGCTGTAAGAGCAGCATATAAATTGGGAATAATGGATGAAATATGTAGTCATATGAAACCAAAGTTTTCAGAAAAATGGGACCCAGAAAGTATTAAACAAGAAGCATTAAAATATAACGGGAGAAAAAAGTTTCAAAAAGGAGCATATGGAGCATATAAAGCAGCAAAAAGATATGGAATAGTCGATGAAGTATGTGCACATATGAAATCAATATATTGGACTAAATCAATGTTAATGGAAGTAGCAAAACAATATAAATCACTAAAAAAATTCAGAACCGAAAAAAAAGGTGCTTATCTTTATGCTTGCAAGAATGGATACCTTACAGAGGTGGTTAAAAAGATGGATAGATTATTAGTCCCTCATGGTTATTGGACGATAGAAAAATGTAAAGAGAAAGCAAGTAAATATCATTATAGAAATGAATTTCAAAAGGAATTCGGTAGTGCTTATAACGCAGCATTAAAGAATGGTTGGTTAGATGAAATATGCTCACATATGAAATCTCATGCTGATGGTTATAATCATTGCATTTATGTAATTTTAAATAAAAGAAAAAACCTTGCTTATGTAGGAATAACTAGGCAATTATTTAATGCAAGAATGGAAGGTCATAAAAGTGAGAATAATACTGCTAGTTCAAAAGCAATCACAAATTTAAAAGACACTGAGTTTATTCAACTTACTGATTATTTGTTTGATTCAAGTCAGGTTAAGGAAGCAGAATTTAAATGGTTCAAAAAATATCAACGTAAAGGATTTATATTGCTAAATGATGAAAAGCAACTTGGGCGAACCGGTACAGATAGGAGAATCCATACAGATGAAATAATTTTTGCTGAAGCAAAAAAATATGCAACAAGAGGAGAATTCAAAAAGAAAAGTCCAAGAATTTATGATGCTGCTTGTACTCAAAGATTATTAGATAAAGCATGTACTCATATGCGGTCGATTGAAAAGGCACATACATGGAAAAAAAAGAAAATTGTTGAGTTTGCTAGATCATGTACTGACCGTTCTGAATTTGTCGATGCCAATAATGGCGCTTACGACGCAGCAAGGAGAAATGGATACTTAGAAGAGATATATAAATTTCTAAGATCCAAAGATGATATGAGTTGGTCGCGTCCGTCTACTAGAAAAGAAATCTGGTGTTTTGCTGATCAATACTTTGATATTTGGATCGAGAATGAACAGTGTGGGATGTGGAGAATGAGAACACTTACGAATTTAAATTTAGATAAAATGATCCAGAAATTCCGAAGAGGATGGATACCTGCAGAAGATCAGGAATGGAAAGCATGGGCAGAAGGAATTAAATCTCAGTTATGA
- a CDS encoding PD-(D/E)XK nuclease family protein: MIDLKRNKKGFVKATGCRVKASSIYSPHQQEDFKISRGKFSDFLSCPRCFYLNRVKGLDPPGTPGWTLNETTDRLLKKEFDECRHRQIPHRLFAPNGLGHVVPFDHPQMDKWRDSLHHGLMLRHKDTNIILTGGVDDIWQDTRTNQLIVVDYKSQAKSGLVDKREYLDDPYHQGYKTQMDFYSYLLSGMGFEVHPTAYFLVCNAKREEDGFHKTMNFDEYLIPYNWDMSWIEEEIDEMVSLMNQHQIPQPHESCKNCAYSDQYARAVHPDGIDRGDDSQGSLF; this comes from the coding sequence ATGATCGATCTCAAAAGAAACAAAAAAGGATTTGTGAAAGCAACTGGATGCAGAGTCAAAGCATCATCGATCTATTCACCTCATCAACAAGAAGACTTCAAAATAAGTAGAGGTAAATTCTCTGATTTTCTTTCCTGTCCTAGATGCTTTTATCTCAATCGTGTCAAAGGTTTAGACCCTCCAGGAACACCAGGTTGGACTCTCAATGAAACCACTGACCGATTACTTAAAAAAGAGTTTGATGAGTGCAGACATCGGCAGATTCCTCACAGACTTTTTGCTCCTAATGGTTTAGGTCATGTCGTTCCTTTTGATCATCCTCAGATGGATAAGTGGAGGGACTCTCTTCACCATGGATTGATGCTTCGGCACAAGGATACAAACATTATTTTGACTGGAGGAGTAGACGATATTTGGCAAGACACTCGTACCAATCAATTGATCGTTGTTGACTACAAATCACAAGCAAAGAGTGGACTGGTTGATAAAAGAGAATATCTAGATGATCCATACCATCAGGGATACAAAACCCAAATGGACTTCTATTCCTATCTACTTTCAGGAATGGGTTTTGAAGTTCATCCGACTGCTTACTTCTTGGTCTGCAATGCCAAAAGAGAGGAAGACGGATTCCATAAAACAATGAACTTTGATGAGTATCTAATTCCTTACAACTGGGATATGAGTTGGATAGAAGAAGAGATTGATGAAATGGTTTCTCTCATGAATCAGCACCAGATCCCACAACCTCATGAGAGTTGTAAGAACTGTGCTTACTCAGATCAATATGCAAGAGCAGTTCATCCTGATGGAATTGATCGTGGTGATGACTCTCAAGGAAGTTTGTTTTAG